One window of Pseudochaenichthys georgianus chromosome 18, fPseGeo1.2, whole genome shotgun sequence genomic DNA carries:
- the gba2 gene encoding non-lysosomal glucosylceramidase → MTTSEWGEKSSADLMSRYVSKEMGYGVPKEGWRICLAHEFKEKRKPFQAKDVSLSNVLEHVGLGIRYLKWWYKKTQVEKKAPFIDMFRAQPLRQIYGAPLGGIGGGTITRGWRGEFCRWQLNPGMYHYETVTANQFTVCLRRGGQTVYQQVLSVERPPTLQGWNWGYCGEYAFYHALYPRAWTVYHLPGQNVTLTCRQISPVIPHDYQDSSLPVAVFVWDIENKNDYALDVSIMFTMVNGSGHKEDKSGGHWNEPFHLEKEGEAVSGVLLHHCLAVNPYTLCIAAREQPGREVSHQTAFSPKGTCSGLWSDLITDGRLDSPTGSSPPTPKGEKVAAALAVSCSVPAQGHNSLEFCLAWDMPNIMFGSRERKHTRRYTRYFGTKGDASPSLGHYALTRYRQWEKSIDEWQRPILQDSSLPSWYKSALFNELYFVVDGGTVWTELPEDADVSGGVRSEDGGLPAQPAVVKEFGRFAYLEGQEYRMYNTYDVHFYASFALIMLWPKLALSLQYDIAGSVVQQDPMERLHLMSGRYSPVKAKNVVPHDIGDPDDEPWQRVNAYLIHDTADWKDLNLKFVLQVYRDFHLTQDHQYLKDMWPVCQAVMESEMKFDLDGDGLIENSGYADQTYDGWTVTGPSAYCGGLWLASLCVMCKMAKLVENEEAYKRYRDILDRGSAAYDKLLWNGKYYNYDSSGRDLSNSVMSDQCAGHWFLKASGLGEGEYQAFPKEKIQTALKSVFDLNVMSFAGGQMGAVNGMRPEGVPDRSSVQSDEVWIGVVYGLAATMIHEGMQEEGMRTAEGCYRTVWERLGMAFQTPEAYCEKGIYRSLAYMRPLSVWAMQLALNTSQKDQTATAQTEATDGEQGQDLGETQS, encoded by the exons ATGACTACTTCAGAGTGGGGTGAGAAATCCTCAGCGGACCTTATGAGTCGGTATGTCTCCAAGGAAATGGGATATGGCGTTCCCAAGGAGGGTTGGCGTATCTGTCTGGCACATGAGTTCAAGGAGAAGAGGAAGCCCTTTCAAGCAAAGGATGTCTCACTGTCCAACGTCTTGGAGCACGTTGGGCTCGGGATCAG GTATCTGAAGTGGTGGTACAAGAAGACCCAGGTGGAAAAGAAAGCTCCGTTCATTGATATGTTTCGTGCCCAACCCTTGCGACAAATATATG GTGCTCCACTTGGTGGTATCGGAGGAGGAACCATCACGAGAGGTTGGAGGGGGGAGTTCTGCAGATGGCAACTTAACCCCGGGATGTACCACTATGAAACTGTCACAGCAAACCAG TTTACAGTTTGTTTACGCCGTGGAGGGCAAACGGTTTACCAGCAGGTGCTCTCTGTAGAGCGTCCTCCCACTCTGCAGGGCTGGAACTGGGGCTACTGTGGAGAGTACGCCTTCTATCACGCCTTGTACCCCCGCGCCTGGACCGTTTACCACCTGCCGGGACAGAACGTCACCCTAACCTGCAGGCAGATTTCCCCAGTCATCCCCCACGACTACCAG GACTCTAGTCTCCCAGTGGCAGTATTTGTGTGGGACATAGAGAACAAGAATGACTACGCTTTGGATGTCTCCATCATGTTCACCATGGTCAACGGGTCGGGACACAAGGAAGATAAGAGCGGGGGACACTGGAATGAACCATTCCACCTGGAGAAGGAGGGGGAGGCGGTGTCTGGGGTTTTGCTACATCACTGCCTTGCTGTGAACCCTTACACTCTGTGCATCGCAGCCCGAGAACAG CCTGGCAGGGAGGTCAGTCACCAGACAGCGTTCAGTCCAAAGGGAACCTGCAGCGGCCTGTGGAGTGACCTCATCACTGATGGACGGCTGGACTCTCCCACAG GATCCAGCCCGCCCACGCCTAAAGGAGAGAAGGTGGCAGCCgcgttggctgtgagctgctcTGTGCCGGCTCAGGGCCATAACAGCCTGGAGTTCTGCCTGGCCTGGGACATGCCCAATATCATGTTCGGCTCGAGGGAGAGGAAGCACACCAG GAGATACACTCGTTACTTTGGGACCAAAGGGGATGCTTCCCCCTCGTTAGGTCACTACGCACTCACACGCTACAGACAGTGGGAGAAGAGCATTGACGAGTGGCAAAGACCCATTCTCCAGGACAG CTCCCTCCCCTCCTGGTATAAGTCGGCCCTATTTAACGAGCTGTACTTTGTGGTGGATGGAGGGACGGTGTGGACGGAGCTACCAGAGGACGCTGATGTCAGTGGGGGGGTGCGCAGCGAGGACGGGGGGCTGCCAGCTCAGCCCGCCGTCGTTAAGGAGTTCGGACGTTTCGCCTACCTAGAAG GTCAGGAGTACAGAATGTACAACACATACGACGTGCACTTCTACGCCTCGTTTGCACTTATCATGCTGTGGCCTAAACTTGCCTTGAGTCTGCAATATGATATTG CCGGCAGTGTGGTTCAGCAGGACCCCATGGAGAGGCTGCATCTGATGAGCGGGCGCTACTCTCCGGTCAAGGCCAAAAATGTGGTGCCTCACGACATCGGAGACCCAG ATGATGAGCCGTGGCAGAGGGTAAATGCTTACCTCATCCATGACACTGCAGACTGGaaggacctgaacctgaagttTGTGCTGCAGGTCTACAGGGACTTTCATCTCACTCAGGACCATCAGTACCTGAAGGACATGTGGCCCGTCTGCCAG GCGGTGATGGAGTCCGAGATGAAGTTCGACCTGGATGGAGACGGCCTTATAGAGAATTCTGGATATGCCGACCAGACTTATGACGGCTGGACGGTGACGGGACCAAG TGCGTACTGTGGTGGGCTGTGGTTAGCGTCCCTGTGTGTTATGTGTAAAATGGCCAAACTGGTGGAAAATGAGGAGGCATACAAACGTTACAGAGACATCTTGGACCGGGGCAGCGCTGCTTATGACAAACTGCTGTGGAACG GCAAGTACTACAACTATGACAGCAGTGGGAGAGACCTTTCTAATAGCGTCATGTCTGACCAGTGTGCTGGCCATTGGTTCCTGAAAGCGTCTGGACTGGGAGAGGGAGAATACCag gCTTTTCCCAAAGAAAAAATTCAGACCGCACTGAAATCTGTCTTTGACTTGAATGTAATGAGCTTCGCTGGAGGCCAGATGGGGGCGGTTAACGGCATGCGCCCCGAGGGAGTGCCTGACCGCTCCAGTGTCCAGTCGGATGAAGTCTGGATTGGAGTCGTGTATGGACTAGCAGCCACTATGATACATGAG GGGATGCAGGAGGAGGGTATGCGCACGGCGGAGGGCTGCTACCGAACCGTGTGGGAGCGGCTGGGCATGGCCTTCCAGACTCCTGAAGCGTACTGCGAGAAGGGAATCTACCGCTCTCTGGCGTACATGAGGCCTTTGAGTGTGTGGGCCATGCAGCTGGCCCTCAACACTTCACAGAAGGATCAGACCGCAACAGCTCAAACTGAAGCTACAGATGGAGAGCAGGGACAGGATTTGGGAGAAACTCAGAGCTAG
- the rgp1 gene encoding RAB6A-GEF complex partner protein 2, whose translation MIEVVASMARGPVFLAGELMECLITFTNPMSHLSTSASSEMLAWASAQIHCQFHASENRVALPTQGNKHDVQAESNTVLVPSRGERGQCVLDTPPKILFCDLRLDPGESKTYSYSEIVPIDGPPSYRGQAVKYVYKLTIGCQRVNSPIKLLRVPFRVLVLQGMPEPPFPQDEEVCPSNPFLEEEEASRRDARPLERALDMLMITTSRRCPHMFNITNMRGKVAKFCIFKMVYRLGEDIVGTFNFSEGDIPCLQYSVSIQSEEEIQQLHQRHPGQILSVTGHGRHMESCLHTASSHFSLPIPLNVTPGFSTDIVMLRWRLHFEFVTAREPMEPPTVLQNQSEVTVWAGAEHVDVDTFSWDLPIKVFPTNPALASYMSHFSGTNSITI comes from the exons ATGATCGAGGTGGTGGCCTCCATGGCCCGAGGCCCTGTGTTTCTCGCCGGGGAGCTCATGGAGTGTCTCATAACATTCACCAACCCGATGTCCCACCTGTCCACCTCTGCCAGCAG TGAGATGCTGGCATGGGCCAGTGCTCAGATCCACTGCCAGTTTCATGCCAGTGAGAACAGAGTGGCTCTGCCGACCCAGGGCAACAAACACGATGTCCAGGCTGAGAGCAACACAGTGCTTGTTCCAAGCAGAG GAGAGCGGGGTCAATGTGTGCTGGACACACCACCTAAAATATTATTCTGTGACCTGCGCCTGGACCCCGGGGAGAGCAAAACCT ATTCATACAGTGAGATCGTGCCCATAGATGGTCCTCCTAGTTACCGTGGTCAGGCGGTGAAGTACGTGTACAAACTGACCATCGGCTGCCAGAGAGTCAACTCGCCCATCAAACTGCTCCGAGTTCCCTTCAGAGTGCTGGTTCTACAAG GCATGCCAGAGCCTCCATTTCCCCAGGACGAGGAAGTGTGCCCCTCCAACCCTTTcctggaggaagaggaagcGAGCCGCAGGGATGCTCGACCTTTAGAGAGAGCTCTGGACATGCTGATGATCACCACGTCGAGACGTTGCCCCC ACATGTTTAATATCACCAATATGCGTGGGAAAGTGGCGAAGTTCTGCATCTTCAAGATGGTTTACAGACTCGGCGAGGACATCGTTGGCACATTTAACTTCTCAGAGGGAGATATTCCCTGCCTGCAG TATTCGGTGAGTATTCAGAGTGAGGAGGAGATTCAGCAGCTGCACCAGCGGCACCCCGGACAGATCCTCAGTGTGACAGGACACGGGCGCCACATGGAGTCGTGCCTGCACACCGCCTCCAGCCACTTCTCTCTGCCCATCCCGCTCAACGTCACGCCGGGCTTCAGCACCGACATAG TGATGCTGAGGTGGCGCCTTCACTTTGAATTTGTCACCGCCCGGGAGCCTATGGAGCCGCCCACAGTTCTGCAGAACCAATCGGAGGTCACCGTATGGGCAGGGGCGGAGCACGTGGACGTGGACACCTTCAGCTGGGATCTGCCTATCAAAGTCTTCCCCACCAACCCGGCCTTGGCATCCTACATGTCCCACTTTTCAGGGACCAACAGCATCAccatttga